From a region of the Candidatus Pantoea bituminis genome:
- the rplW gene encoding 50S ribosomal protein L23 translates to MIREERLLKVLRAPHVSEKASSAMEKTNTIVLKVAKDATKAEIFAAVEKLFEVEVKDVNTLVVKGKVKRHGQRIGRRSDWKKAYVTLKEGQNLDFVGGAE, encoded by the coding sequence ATGATCCGTGAAGAACGTCTGCTGAAAGTACTGCGCGCGCCGCATGTATCTGAAAAAGCATCTAGCGCGATGGAAAAAACCAATACCATCGTACTCAAAGTAGCTAAAGACGCGACTAAAGCAGAGATTTTTGCTGCTGTTGAGAAACTGTTCGAAGTAGAAGTTAAAGACGTAAACACCTTAGTTGTTAAAGGTAAAGTTAAGCGTCACGGACAGCGTATCGGTCGTCGTAGCGACTGGAAAAAAGCTTACGTCACCCTGAAGGAAGGCCAGAATCTGGACTTCGTCGGCGGCGCTGAGTAA
- the rplB gene encoding 50S ribosomal protein L2 translates to MAVVKCKPTSPGRRHVVKVVNPELHKGKPFAPLLEKNSKSGGRNNNGRITTRHIGGGHKQAYRLVDFKRNKDGIPAVVERLEYDPNRSANIALVLYKDGERRYILAPKGLKAGDQIQSGVDAAIKAGNTLPMRNIPVGSTVHNVEMKPGKGGQIARSAGAYVQIVAREGSYVTLRLRSGEMRKVESDCRATLGEVGNAEHMLRVLGKAGATRWRGIRPTVRGTAMNPVDHPHGGGEGRNFGKHPVTPWGVQTKGKKTRSNKRTDKFIVRRRSK, encoded by the coding sequence ATGGCAGTTGTTAAATGTAAACCGACATCTCCGGGTCGTCGTCACGTTGTTAAAGTGGTGAACCCAGAGCTGCACAAGGGCAAGCCGTTTGCCCCGTTGCTGGAAAAAAACAGCAAATCCGGTGGCCGCAACAACAACGGTCGTATCACTACCCGTCACATCGGTGGTGGTCATAAGCAGGCATACCGTCTGGTTGACTTCAAACGCAACAAAGATGGTATCCCGGCAGTTGTTGAACGTCTTGAGTACGATCCGAACCGCTCTGCGAACATCGCACTGGTTCTGTACAAAGACGGCGAGCGCCGTTATATCCTGGCCCCTAAAGGCCTGAAAGCTGGCGACCAGATTCAATCTGGCGTTGATGCTGCGATCAAAGCAGGTAATACCCTGCCGATGCGTAACATCCCAGTAGGTTCTACCGTTCATAACGTAGAAATGAAACCAGGCAAAGGCGGTCAGATTGCTCGCTCTGCTGGTGCTTACGTGCAGATCGTTGCGCGTGAAGGTTCCTACGTGACCCTGCGTCTGCGTTCAGGTGAAATGCGTAAAGTCGAATCTGACTGCCGCGCAACTCTGGGCGAAGTCGGTAACGCTGAGCATATGCTGCGCGTTCTGGGTAAAGCCGGTGCAACCCGTTGGCGTGGTATTCGTCCGACCGTTCGTGGTACCGCGATGAACCCAGTTGATCACCCGCACGGTGGTGGTGAAGGTCGTAACTTTGGTAAGCACCCGGTAACTCCGTGGGGCGTTCAGACCAAAGGTAAGAAGACCCGTAGCAACAAGCGTACCGATAAATTTATCGTACGTCGCCGTAGCAAATAA
- the rpsS gene encoding 30S ribosomal protein S19 — MPRSLKKGPFIDLHLLKKVEKAVESGDKKPLRTWSRRSTIFPNMIGLTIAVHNGRQHVPVFVSDEMVGHKLGEFAPTRTYRGHAADKKAKKK, encoded by the coding sequence ATGCCACGTTCTCTCAAGAAAGGTCCTTTTATTGACCTGCACTTGCTGAAGAAGGTAGAGAAAGCGGTGGAAAGCGGTGACAAGAAGCCTTTGCGCACTTGGTCCCGTCGTTCAACGATCTTTCCTAACATGATCGGTTTGACCATCGCTGTCCATAATGGTCGTCAGCACGTTCCTGTCTTTGTTTCCGACGAAATGGTTGGTCACAAATTGGGTGAATTCGCGCCGACACGTACTTATCGCGGTCACGCGGCTGATAAAAAAGCCAAGAAGAAATAA